One Populus nigra chromosome 16, ddPopNigr1.1, whole genome shotgun sequence genomic window, TCCTGCGATGGTATCTCGGAGCTGCTCCTCGCTCATTGTTAACAACTTCAAGCCATCACTGGTTTTAGGAAAGAAGGCTTCAGGCCTCAAGCACCAAGCTCTAAATACTCCGAACAAAATCTCCATATCACCATTAAACCTCTCAACACCAGCATCATGAAACTTCACCATGCTCATAAAAAGGCCATTAAAAAGCAAGTGGTCAACCCCCGCTGCCAAACTTCGCCAGGCACCAACAAAATCTATCCGGTTCAAATTTTCTTCCGCTACTGCCATCTTTCCTTGCAAATAATCTAGAGCCCCGACTAAAGTTTTGGAGATTGTCCAACTTTCTTCACCCTTTTCTTGCCACTGCCtcctgttttttatatattctcgACACCTAGCATCAAATCCCCTCAAAACAGCAACTGATATCCTTTCAACCCactcttttctaaaattttccaACTTTTTTATCTCCTCGTCAAAAACACAACCAACAGGTCCATCAATTCGCCCCTCCAAATCACTATTATCATTAATCCCTATTCCCAGTTGCTCGCTGTGACCAAATcccaattcaagaaaaaaggTGTCCTCACACCATTCCTTCAAAACAGATTCGAAGTAGTGAGCAGCATTAACAGAGTTTGCAACTTTGATCAATCCATTGTCATCTGTTAATGCAGTCAGTCCTTCAGCTTCTTGGCACCTGAGTAGCAAACAATCCAAATATCGTTGCGTAATAGACCCACCAGCCATTTTCAGAAACCTTGACCTCAAAAAGGCGTTAGGCAGTGATCGGCATCGATCAACTACCAACAAAAGTCGCCGAACAAAGGCACTTGAAACTGCAGGAGATTTGTAACTTTCAAAACCAGATAAAAGAGCACCTTCAATTTTTGCTGTCCAGTTTCTCTCATCATCAACCTCAGGTTTTAGCTTCTCAAGTGTGTCATTAAGTTCAATTTCTGCCCATATATCAAGCAAGTCAGGTCGATCACAGAAGACTGATAGAGAAGAAATCTTCTGCAGGTTGCCATCGTCCTGAAGGGAAAGCGAAATTCCAGAATGCATTACCAGAGACTGAATCTGTTTATCAAAAGCAATCATAAGATCAACCAGATGAAGCCAAGAAAATCTAGCCTTTGATTGTACACCACTAACGCTCTCCCCATCCAGTTCAGCAACATACTTGGGGAATATCTCTTTTGCCAAGTATGTTACTAAAGAGGTTACCATTGCTGAAATCCATTCTTCTCTGCAACTGTAACCCACTAACCTTGCTTCATCAACCAGTGGTTGCAATAATTCATCCATAGTGTCGACATAATCCCTGGTAATCTTATAGACAAGAGCAAAAACGAATTCTGGCTTATCAATCCACTTTGAAAAATGTCTTTGGCATGCAATTGAAATAGGATTCACAAGTTCTTCGATTGCCCAAAGTGGTTGCTGCAGAGCCACTTTCCTGTTGTGACCCTCAAGTTGCCGTGATTTTCTCCGCCACTGCAGTTCCTGCAAGTGACACAAAGCAAGAAAGTTTTCACAGTACTGTTGTTTAAGAAGCCCTTGCATTGTGAAAAGAGGATTGGAGACTTCAGCTGATTTTCCAGCATCAAGGTTTGAGGACGTCAAAGTGGAAAGTGGAGGTGGCCATCCTAGGGATCCAAGAAGTGATCGATGATCTGCAATTGCCTGGGGTCTTAATGTGGCAAGAGCCCTATCTATTCTGTGGTCAACTGCTGATACAAGACTTGTCCACTGAGGGTGTGTCTCTGTAACAGAAATTAAAACATCTTCTGAATGTCCGAGTCTTTCAATAGCATGCAGGCGCATTTCCtgcaaatgtaaaaaaaattaaaaaaatgatgcaataaaaagatatttgcaGCATTATTtacattatatttaattaaagactGCTCACTTCTACACTCTGTGTGGAAGAATGCTTCCTTAGTTTTTTGTTCATTGCAGAAGATACTGCATCCTCAATATCACCAACCAATGTATCAAGTTTCAATGCCGTCTCTGAAAGGTACAAGAAAGTTGTTGAGAAAACTGACAAATTTTAAccacatgttttttctttaattttttatttctcataaatcttaataattactaaataatttaacaaaattttttttgtaaatgttaATAGTCACAAATAAATTTAAGCAATAGAAGGGGCATTTTTATAACTATTTCTACAAAAGATAAAAGGAAAGGTGCCAAAAAGAACTCTGAAAATCGTAGTTAAGGgacagattttttaatttttcacagTTCAGAGACAACTGTTTTCCTTCATTTGCAagtgttcaaaaaaaaaaactccatgtGAATAGGAAAAGGTAGGTGAGATGGCATTTGGCAATCAAAAATGGATTTGACTTGAAAAGGGTTACAGTATATTATATTAGGGtcatttctatatttatttgaagGCATTACAATTACTGTGCTTTCAAAttacatattattaaatacttttatttattctattgTAATAAGTTATATTATCAATCAATAACTTGACTGATAACCCCGTAATAATGCTAGTTGCTAATATTATAACACAATTatcactaaaaaattatattgttacctttcaaaagaaaataaatattgttcatTTTGTAATAAGTGATTACAAACTGTTAAGTAGATTCTCTGAATgcatcataaaattatttagctAATAGATCTGAAATTGTGATagttacaaaaaattaaatataatttcaatagaAAAGTTCTTTATTACCttagagaagaaaaatattattttagtagccagaaaaaaaaaacaattaagtaaATACGAACTAATAAATAACTACACTTATTGTATAGTGActtcaattattatttcataaacTTAAAGGCACTATAATTTTATGCCTTCAAGTAACCATAGCAAGCAccaatatatttttggtttagGACATGTCCGGTTCAACATCTTAATATTGGCATTTTCTATGGTTTTGAAGGCATTATAAACATAGTAAGTTACcaactaataaatatttttgtttattgtctCATATTGATTTATCTTACCACTCAgtagcttaattaattataatgtaattatgcttttaataatattattgtacaATTACAACTTAAAAAACACAGTGTTACCGTCAAGACATAATATTATTCACTTCATAACAAGTGATTACAAACTGTTAAATAGACTCAATTAAtgcatcataaaaatttattttatctttccatAATTTAGCTAATTTCTTTGTGATTATGACACTTACAAACAATTAAGTATAACTACAATAAAGGGGAGATGAGCAAATGGTAGGAAACAAAATACATGTATAGAAAGATGGCCCTGGTAAATTCATATGATTGTTAACTCGTGCACATGAACTTCATTACATCCCACATTCAACACTCAAAAGAGCCTCCACCATGCCATAAGATTAAAAGAGaaacaaggaaacaaaaaaaaaagagaacaaggAAGCAAGAAGTACTAACTGATTTTGATGTTGCTATCAACATAAGAAAAGGTGAAGAGGATTGGTCATTTGAGGATAATGGGACCAATTCACCTTTAAATTCACAAAACCATGTAGGAAACTGTGAGTATCCAACAAAATCCATTCCCATGTTAGGTAAACTAGAGAGCGTGCTGTGCAGTGTAGAGTTGCCACAGAAAACAACTCATCCTCCAATTGTGcaagaaaaatacataaagCCTATTCAGGGAATCATCAGGAAACAGTAGAACATAAACCCTCCATTTTGAGAAACATAGACAAAATACTTCAATCGGGTGTGAACCACAAGTATGAGCCAATCAAGCAGCAAAATCTTGGAATACTTAACAGCAACATTTACTCATTTATTTcagtaataaaaacaaaactgacCCGCGTAGACCCGAACCGTTTCGACTCGAGCCACCTCCTTAGCCAGCGCTGGTAGTTCCTCGCCCAATATCTCCTCCCTCCTTCCTTGTCCATCTAAACATTTAACAATTCTCAACAAAAAATACCATAGATACAGaaaattaaaaggcaaaaaATAGACAACAACAAAGGATTGAAACTGAAAGTGAACCTGATGGTg contains:
- the LOC133675795 gene encoding RINT1-like protein MAG2 isoform X2; amino-acid sequence: MNKKLRKHSSTQSVEEMRLHAIERLGHSEDVLISVTETHPQWTSLVSAVDHRIDRALATLRPQAIADHRSLLGSLGWPPPLSTLTSSNLDAGKSAEVSNPLFTMQGLLKQQYCENFLALCHLQELQWRRKSRQLEGHNRKVALQQPLWAIEELVNPISIACQRHFSKWIDKPEFVFALVYKITRDYVDTMDELLQPLVDEARLVGYSCREEWISAMVTSLVTYLAKEIFPKYVAELDGESVSGVQSKARFSWLHLVDLMIAFDKQIQSLVMHSGISLSLQDDGNLQKISSLSVFCDRPDLLDIWAEIELNDTLEKLKPEVDDERNWTAKIEGALLSGFESYKSPAVSSAFVRRLLLVVDRCRSLPNAFLRSRFLKMAGGSITQRYLDCLLLRCQEAEGLTALTDDNGLIKVANSVNAAHYFESVLKEWCEDTFFLELGFGHSEQLGIGINDNSDLEGRIDGPVGCVFDEEIKKLENFRKEWVERISVAVLRGFDARCREYIKNRRQWQEKGEESWTISKTLVGALDYLQGKMAVAEENLNRIDFVGAWRSLAAGVDHLLFNGLFMSMVKFHDAGVERFNGDMEILFGVFRAWCLRPEAFFPKTSDGLKLLTMSEEQLRDTIAGGGKRMKENGIIHLNVAEAEKIQNKRVFMS
- the LOC133675795 gene encoding RINT1-like protein MAG2 isoform X1 — encoded protein: MDASIQITLPPVSSLSSSALSFLNSEQDLSRARSYIDELQSQCFDLDRTLIDLNSRLHSTLLSYASFSDGIHLLFDDATSKLTDLRSFTCPPPLSSSLSPSDGQGRREEILGEELPALAKEVARVETVRVYAETALKLDTLVGDIEDAVSSAMNKKLRKHSSTQSVEEMRLHAIERLGHSEDVLISVTETHPQWTSLVSAVDHRIDRALATLRPQAIADHRSLLGSLGWPPPLSTLTSSNLDAGKSAEVSNPLFTMQGLLKQQYCENFLALCHLQELQWRRKSRQLEGHNRKVALQQPLWAIEELVNPISIACQRHFSKWIDKPEFVFALVYKITRDYVDTMDELLQPLVDEARLVGYSCREEWISAMVTSLVTYLAKEIFPKYVAELDGESVSGVQSKARFSWLHLVDLMIAFDKQIQSLVMHSGISLSLQDDGNLQKISSLSVFCDRPDLLDIWAEIELNDTLEKLKPEVDDERNWTAKIEGALLSGFESYKSPAVSSAFVRRLLLVVDRCRSLPNAFLRSRFLKMAGGSITQRYLDCLLLRCQEAEGLTALTDDNGLIKVANSVNAAHYFESVLKEWCEDTFFLELGFGHSEQLGIGINDNSDLEGRIDGPVGCVFDEEIKKLENFRKEWVERISVAVLRGFDARCREYIKNRRQWQEKGEESWTISKTLVGALDYLQGKMAVAEENLNRIDFVGAWRSLAAGVDHLLFNGLFMSMVKFHDAGVERFNGDMEILFGVFRAWCLRPEAFFPKTSDGLKLLTMSEEQLRDTIAGGGKRMKENGIIHLNVAEAEKIQNKRVFMS